The Cervus canadensis isolate Bull #8, Minnesota chromosome X, ASM1932006v1, whole genome shotgun sequence genome contains the following window.
ccatagtaaccatttgcatgagttgttttacaacaggaggtcctgctAAGGagcacggaactaataagccaccaccaaccagaagagttcgggaaaagtcaaaaggagacaccacatgtccgaccttccagaatccttctctctggcatccatcttggctgaacaagggcatgcaccaccaggaaggactctgagtcagaaagattggctaaagacaacccagaaactaatcccatcaccataaaaccgaagactgcaagccatgtggcagagctgttctcctgggttcccttaccctactgctctccacccgggtgccctttcccagtaaaatctcttggtttgtcagcacatgtgtctcctcagacaattcatttccaagtgttgagcccagtttcgggccctggaaggggtcccccttcttgcaacaacaccaaaagcacaaccCATAAAGGAAATAGCTTATAAAGTggacattttcaaaattaaaaattcttgctCTATGAACAACATGATTAAAAGACAAGCCACAcacttgaagaaaatatttacaaaccatgtatctgacaaaggacttgtacacaaaatatacaaagaactctcaaaactcaattgtgagaaaaacaatccaatttaaaaatgggcagaagacttgatCAGAtgcttcaccaaagaagatatgcaaaaagTAAATAAGCCTATATAAAGATATTCAATATCACtggtcattagagaaatgcagattagTCTGTGATTGAAGACAACTCCACCACCCAAAGGAAGATTCAGCAAAGAAATGACTTGAAAGGCAATTGCAGGAAACCTTTACTTCCCTGAGGACCTGATGAATAGTAAATGGAGCCAGATTTCCTCTGGCTGCCAGAGGCTCAAAGAGAAATTTGCAACTCAACTAATATTGTAATGCGTAACTGTCCGTTACACCCTAAGTCTTGTGTCTACATTTTAATTTGGCCTTTGCTGTCTCTCATTTTCCCTGATATTAACACTTGTTTATAAATAATCTATTTTATGTTTGAGATTCCTACATCGTTGAACACATTCATggtaaaataaaaggaagagacaACATCCTTACCTGGGGTTCggccattccctcctcttcttGGGAAGAAACAAGAGATGTGTGAAGACTGAGCTAGAAGAGTGGAGAAGTGTACAGCATATGAGAGACTGCATCAGGCTTCCAGTGCCCAGAAATATCTGCCTAGAAATCCCCTCACACCAGCTGGGCACGTGGCTGCTCTGTGGAAGTTTGGGAAACCATGTGGTTTTAACAACCACTTGTGTATTCTTGAGTCTTTTTCTCATGCGAAAACAAAAGTTTTCTTCTGTAGATATACTTGTGTACTGACTCAGAAATTGTATTTCTAGGTATTTtccttaattaaataaataatggatCACAATTTCTCTTTAAATAGTTTCATCTCAGCACTGACTTTAACAATGCCAAACTTATGATCCATAATAAGGGATTAAATTCTATTATTTATATTAGCTATTATAGCTATTAAAAGCTATtatagctattaaaaataatcttgtatGGAACTGTACACTTAttacctgtttatttttctgtacatgTATCTAAATTAcaagtattttaaatgttatacGATAAATTTTTAAGCTGAATCATAGTAActtctaaatgaaaaaaaggtAAGTTATGAAACTGCAGGAACCCATGcgctaaatgtttaaaaatgcatACACCTCATACACACTAAAAAATGTCAAGAATTACAATATAAATATAGGGGCATAAattagttcctttttattttcttctcctctcaTTGCTAATCAATCTACAATGCAAATATTACCTACTTTTAAATCCCAAAAAGAAActgaactttaaaattattattcccATGCGTTTTAAGCCAGATCCCCCCAGACTCCACACCACCAGTCCCTGCCCAACCTTCCCAAGCCCCAAACTCTGGGCGAGGCCCTTTACTGGGTGAGTACTCTCAGGTACCTCTTCTTGCTTCTCCTCACCTCACTGGGGCCGTCTTGCCCAGGAGTCAGAAGGAAGCCCTCGGGTGCAGATTCACTTCAACTGGAACATTCAAAACTGGCCCCTACCTAGGGGGCTCGGAAAAGGGGATACAGGCAGGAGAGGTGGGGGCGCCTAGGCAGAAGCTTGAGGATGCGTATAAACCCTTAGCGCAGGTCACTGTGCTAGAAAATGTGTAAAAGTCAATATTTAGTAAGCCCCATTCAACCCTGACTAGCCCCATAACTTTGTCTACAACTGAGCCCACAAACCCTCATTCGCTGACCTCTTGGTCCACCATCACTCACCCCACAACCTCCCACGTCAATGACCCCCCAAACCCGATGCATTCGTTCCCCAGAACTCGCCATCACTCAGCCCATCATCCCTACCACTCGCCCCCTCAACCTCTTTCTCGACAACAGATTTTCTGCTCGGTGCAGAGGTTACGAGAACTAGCCCCGGAGAAGCACTTCCGCTTTGGGACCAACTCAGGCTCCGCAGCCCACAGGGCTGCAGTGGCCGGGTGTGCGCACGCTCAGTGGGGCCTTTGAGCCCGCATCCGCCAAGAGTCAACATGGGGCCCCCTCCCGCCGGCCGGACGCGAAAGCAATGGAGCCGCAGCGCAGGCGCAGAAGGAAAATGGCCGCTCCGGTGACGTCACTGCTCTGACGCGATGGCCGTGCCTACCGCTTCTCCTCCCTTCTAGGGCTGCAGTGTAGAACAGGTGTTTATGATCTACAGAGGCCGTCATTCCTAAGACTCCAAAGACGGGTTTCCTTATTGCGGGAGGGGAAATGCGCAATTAAGGAAAACGCTAGCAGGCGGGAATTTGATGTCTTGAACCTGGAGGGCAGCATCAGGTTTGCAGATATAATTGAATAGGAACTCGGGATGCGTAGCAGAATTGTTCTGCGTGCACAAAGGCTGGGAGTAGGGAAAAGTCACTGGCTCCATCCAGTGGCCAAGGCTGGGAGTTTACAGTCTAGCGTTTGAAGGACGGTGTGCAGACAAACAAGCTGCTGAAGAATAAATAAACGGCGACCTAGTACATAAACACACACGGGGATGAAGGGGATGTGTTAAGTAGTGGCTGGGAGGCTGTTTTCTCAGGATGGGCAGGGACGATCTCCTTTTGTCGGAGGTGACAGTTACACTGATCAAAGGAGCCAGCCACAGAAATAATCTGAATCAAAGAGCTTTGTGGTGGAAGGTGAGGCTGTTGCAAAGGCCCTGCCTGAAGTAGGACTGGTTTGGCATATTGGAGGAACAGAAACAATGTCAGTGTGTTGGGAATGTAGGAATTGTGGGCAAGGGAGAAGTGAGTGGGTTGCAGATGCCCTAAGGCCTCCCCTGCCAGGGACAGAGCTCCTATTTCCTTCTGGACATAATAGGATGCCATTAagcgggaggggagggggtcagatttttaaaaatccagtctgAAGCAATCTAGCAttatatattaactttttaaatacatgtatatttgactttttctttaattGCCTGTCTTGCACCACTAAAATATGAGCTCCGCAGGAATTTACTTAAGCACCTCCTGTATGCCTGGTAGTGTTCTAGACACTGGAATACAGCagggaagaaaacagaaccaaccaaccaaataaaatgatagaaacaGCTATGTAATCTAGGGCAGGACTTAACTCCTCTGggtttaatttcctcatctataaaatgaggataatgacaGCACTTACATATAAGACTGTGGTGACAAATGAACTGTTAATTGTAAATAGTTTAGAACAAtccctggcacatagcaagtgctAATATataagtgatgatgatgatgttgttGATTAAGATAAAAGTAGACGTGTGTATGTATAAAACTTTTactaataagaaggaaaaaataaaaagatgacctGCAGGCTGCTTTGTGGATAACAGATTGCAGAGGGCAAGGATGAAAACAGGAAGAATAGTGAGGAGGCTTCTACCAACGGGCCCAGTAAGTGATAATGGAGGCTCAGACCTAGCTCAGTatctcctgtgtgccaggcactgtgtgaaGGACATACGACCTGCCTCAGATACTCCCCATTTTCTGTGAACAATCCTGTGGTCCTCCCTCTtgtcaggtgaggaaactgaatccCAGAGATACTAAGtaacttgcccgaggtcacacaggtTCCCAAGATCAGATCTTTAACTTCTAGCCAATAATACTTTATTTGGTATACCACAGAACTTCTGGAAAGTACCTGAGGGTCCTTATTCCAGAACCATTAAAAACAAGGCAacaattttttgggggggggccaGGAATACATATGGAGCTTCCTAACAGAcaaagcaaagagagaaagcagagaagtaACTCAGGTCTCTTGGAATCTTAAGGATTTGCACCTCCTGGATACAAAACTTGTCAACTCTCTGAATGCATCAGAAGGTGGAAAATAGGAGGATCTGGACCTTTAGGGCCCATGTTATTCTGGCCTCTTCCAGCCTGTAAACATAATTTCTCTACCACCttgtacacacacatatcttgattccagcttgcacttcatccagcccagcgtttctcatgatgtactctgcatataagttaaataatcagggtgacagtatacagccttgacatactccttttcctatctggaaccagtctgttgttccatgtccagtgctaactgttgcttcctgacctgcatacagttttctcaagaggcaggtcagatggtctggtattcccatctctttcagaattttccagtttattgtgatccacacagtcaaaggctttggcatagtcaataaagcagaaatagatgtttttctggaactctcttgcttttttgatgatccagcggatgttggcaatttgatctctggttcctctgccttttctaaaaccagcttgaacatctggaagttcacagttcatgtattgttgaagcctggcttggagaattttgagcattactttactagtgtgtgagatgagtgcaattgtgtggtagtttgagcattctttggggttgcctttctttgggattggaatgaaaactgaccttttccagtcctgtggccactgctgagttttccaaattgctggcatattgaattaGATTGGACTGACTGAGATTAGGTTGGGATAATGCAGGGTAGCATTGCAGTAATAGGCAGGGATCCCAGTGAGAATCAGCCCAGGTGAATGAGATGAAGCATGTTTGTGAATGGAGGTAAAGATGGGCAGAGTGATAGAGGATGGAAGTAAACAGCAGAAGGTGAGGAACTAGCTATTATACAGCAAAGGGAAAGAGGGTGAAGGTCACTTGGCCCAAGGTGAGTAAAATGGGGGAAATGGGGCCCAATGTGAGTAAAAAGTGGTAAATCTGAGACAGAGTGTGACTCAACAagggtactgtgggatggagtgggagcaACTCAACATGAATCAGGAGCAGAACGAGAGTGATGAGTGGAAACAGGGGTTACATTGGGGAGTGACTTTAATGAGATAATGAGAGGCAGCATGTGAGTAAATGGAGGCAGTGAAGATAGAGGcagtgaaaaatgagaaagaacagaGGCGATCAAGCATAGAGTGAGTATGTGTGGATAACTTGGGCTAGTGTTTGAGAGTAATATAGTTCCAGGAAATGCAGGTAATATGGGGGCAGCCCTTGAGAGAATAGAAGTGAAGAAGGGGCAGAAAGAGAGTGAATGAGATGGGAATGAGGCCCAGAGTCAATGAATAAAGCTGAAGGATAGGCCACATGAGAGTGGATGGGAGTCATTTGATGCGGTGTCAGGCAGTGAAGGTTAAAGTAGGAAATGAGAGTCTGAGTAGGAGTGAAAGGAGGTAAAGAAGGAAAGGATATGAGAGAGCTTGGGTTATAGTGAGTAGAGGGTTACGGAATTACAGAAACACAAGGCCCAGCATGAATGAATATAAATGGATACAAGGCAGTGTAAGTGGACAAGGGAATAAAAGCTAGAATGAGGATGTGGGTGAAAAAGCAGTAGAATGaacatgtatatgtaatatataatgtgGGGCAGAGTCTGATTAAATGGGTGTAATGTGGGGCAGATTCCAGTAAATGAGGGTGGAACAGAGCACATTAAGTGAAGAGAGGTGAAGGAGGTGCTGAGAATCAGTAAATGGAGGTAATGTGGAGCAGAGGGTGAGGGCACAgtaatcatatttttttaatttttttcccatttatttttttattaattggaggctaattactttacagtattgtagtggtttttgtcatacattgacatgaatcagccatggatttacatgtattccccatcccaagtAATCATATTTTATAGAGCATGAGGAATCCAAGGTGGTAGTAGGTATGGTGTAGTGACTAGAGCTGACTACTCAATGGAGCGGGGGAAATGGAGGTGATGAGGGGCAGAGTGAGGGGAAATGGAGGTAACCAAGTGGTAGAGCATGATTAATGGGAGTTGAGTGGGACAGTGTTAAGGAACATAGGGGAATGTGTGCTGAGTGTGAGGTCTAGCACTTGGGTCCTGTCAGTCCCTTGGGTGTCCCAAACCCCTCTCTCCCTGCATCCCTTTCTGACATCTCTTGGTTTCTCCCTGTCCTTGTCTCCTTCCACCTCTGTGCATATAtcagtatctttcttttttctttgtgtgtgtctttaaGAGAGCTGGTACAGGGGAAGATGATGAGATGCCCAACCCCGTCTCTGGCCTCTGTGTTCTAGAATCTATCACCTAGCTCTTTGCTCATAAAGCCCATAGTTCCAGTAACCCCTAGTTCTGCACACTGCAGGGTGAGTCTGGAGCAGGGGAGTAAGTTAGGAAGACTTGTGGCTGTCATAATGCAGGTCTCAGGCACTATTGTTGTGATCCTGGTGATCCTGGTGGCTGCCAATGTGGAGGCCAAGATCTACGAACGCTGTGACCTGGCAAATAAGCTGGAAGCGGCCGGCCTTGAGGGCTTCAACGGCTATACCATTGGAGACTGTGAGACCCCAGTTGCCCCAAATCCCATCCATGCAGTGAGCTGCCCACCACACTCAGACCCAGACCCCACCCCCTTGCTATCTGTTATCTCCCCAGGCTAGGGAATGATCCTCTTGGTCACCCTCTGACTGTTATGAGTAGTTTAACTAACTCTAGTTTCATCATCATTGCCTTCCCAACCATTTACCCTCATCTCTACTAACaccaccatcattaccatcaaTGTCACCACTGCTAAAATCACCGTGAATGCCATCACCACCGCCATTACTGACACCTTTCCAGAATCACCAacatcaacaccaccaccaaaccaAGATCATCACCCCCACAACTGACAGGAAAACCATGCCTGCCCCACTCCCTCCTCCTACCTTCTTCCCTATTCCCAGGACTCATGCCTCTCTGCTACCTTTTCCTTCCCTGCTCCAGGGCTGTGCATGGCACACTATGAGAGTGGCTTTGACACTTCCTTCGTGAACCACAATCCCGATGGCAGCAGCGGATATGGCATTTTCCAGCTGAATTCCGCCTGGTGGTGTTACAATGGTGTTACACCCACCGAGAACCTCTGCCACATGGACTGTCATGGTGAGGCGACACTGAGGACACACAGAAGCCCGGCCTGGCCCCACTCCCCAACATGCAGAGGGCAAGACTGTCTAAGCCATAATCTTGAGTAACAAGCAGAAGAATTATAGGGAAAGGAGCAGAGTTGCCTGCGCTGTTGCAGATACAAACCAGCCTGTATCCTTACCCAGACTGCCCTGAGGGGCTGTCTAGGTCAGGaagactcagagctcccaatCTTCACCTATAATGGAGGCTGCCATTTTCTAGGACTAGGAATCAGGAGGGGGAAACTGTCCTGATTTGGGATTGGGGTTGTCCAGGCCTGGAGGAAAGAAGCTGCTGTCTGTCTGTAGGAACAGAAACAAGGTACCTCTGTGCAGAAAGgagagaattttccagacaagagtgtTGTATTGTTGAGGACAAAACTGAATAGCAGTAGAAGTTGTTCAGGGTTGGCCAAAATGGAGACTGAGGTTATCTAGAACCAGCCCAAATGGAGGTTGAAGTTGTCTAAGTCCTGCCACAGTGACAGAAGAGGTTACCCAGGACTTGTCCACTCAAAGGTTGAGGTCATCCAGGACTAGTCAACATGGTGGTTGAGATCATTAACTAGTCAGAATGACAGTTAAGGTCATCCTCGTCCAGCCACCATAGCAGTTGAGATCATTTAGGACCAGGCACCATGGTAGCTGCAGTTGAACAGGACTAGTCAACATGGAGACTGAGGTCACTTGTAGCCAGTAAGAATGGGTGTTGAGGTTATCCAGAACCTGACAACATAGTGTTTGAAGTCCCCAGGACTGACCAACCTTGCGGTTGAGTGGTTTCCCAACAAGCCAACATCCACTGCAGTTGAGATCATTCATAACCACACAAAATGACAGTCAAGGTCATACAGAATTGGCCAACATGGAGTCTGAGGTTGTCCAGGACCAGTCAATATGGTGGGCGAGGTTATATATAACCAGCCAACATGACAGTCAAAATCACCTGGGATCAGTCAATGGGTTAAGGTTCTATAGAACAAGTCAACATGGTAGTTGATGCAATTCATAACAGGCTGATAAGTAAATCAATGTCATCTAGAATCAGACAATATAGTGGTTGAAGATATTCAGGTCCCAAGAAACCTAGAACTCCTGGTCCcttatatactgtcaccctgttccTAGTACCCCAGATCACTCTGTCACCTTTTCCCTTTAGAACTGCTCAACCGCCATATTCTGGATGACATTATGTGTGCCAAGGAGGTAGTGTCCTCAGAGAATGGCATGAGTGCTTGGTATGTTCATGGGGATGGCTTGGACCCTGGGTAGCTGGGAAAGTGCCACTGTCACTCCATCAGCCTGTCCACTTcatcctccctctcttccttcatttCCCAGGGATTCTTGGAAGCAACACTGTTATGGCCATGATTTATCTGAATGGCTCAGGGGATGTCATGTGAATGCAAAACCTAACAAAAAAGTTGATTCATGACTCAGCTTCCTAGGAatggagattttattttcctttctgttctttcttctgtGGATATGATAAAGGATGATATCTATAAACAATGCAAACAACCTCTGATGTCtggctttcttcattttttcagtgCCTGAAAGTGCCCCTATTCAATCACTCCCCCCATATATTCAAAGCTCTAATCAGGGGACATGAGATCACTTGGGTGGGGGTGGAAGATAATGTAGTGATTAAGAATATAGGTTCTCCTGGGTTCAGATACCAtctctaccacttactagctgggtTGCCTTGTGTAAGGCACTTAATTtctttgtgcctctgtttcctcatctgcaaaatgaggatgataGTGGTAGTAACTATCTCCTGGGGTtgttgagaaaattaaatgaattaatgtttGTAAGGTACATAAAGTGGTACACAAAGCAGTTCTAAGTCTGGAGGTAGAAGAGTGGAGTAGGGAGGTATGAAAATTGGCTTCCCTTAAAAAGTATCACTCCCAGTTGAAGTAACTATAGGGTGTTTAATTAAGGCAAATACAGAATCTTCAGGGGAAAATGAATTGGTTTCAGCTGGCACAGGAAGCTCAGTAGGAATTGGGATTTTGAAGCATTCACATTCTCTCACATATTACCATTCTAACTCTCAGCCCCCAACTCCTCCTTTCATGATCTATAACCAAAGTTTCAAATGACAAACTGGAAATTTAGGCCAGGAATTCAACAGCTGCACAAggtaataattatttttacagtCCATTTTGAGCAGAGAATTTAGGCATTTGAACTTGCCATTCTTTCCCTTTATGCTGGCCAGCCCCATTGGAAGCAGCCACCCCCATGAGGAAGCAGTCTCTCACATTCTTTGTACTCTTTGGTTGCAGTGGATA
Protein-coding sequences here:
- the LOC122436004 gene encoding sperm acrosome-associated protein 5 encodes the protein MQVSGTIVVILVILVAANVEAKIYERCDLANKLEAAGLEGFNGYTIGDWLCMAHYESGFDTSFVNHNPDGSSGYGIFQLNSAWWCYNGVTPTENLCHMDCHELLNRHILDDIMCAKEVVSSENGMSAWDSWKQHCYGHDLSEWLRGCHVNAKPNKKVDS